Proteins from a genomic interval of Candidatus Zixiibacteriota bacterium:
- a CDS encoding DUF1722 domain-containing protein has translation MKTDNKKSIPIRVGISACLLGQPVRFDSGHKKDRYLTDILGGYFKFIPVCPEIEVGMGVPRESVRLVGEIDDPRMVGNKTGEDWTDRIKKYSQERVRQLRLDKLSGYILKKDSPSCGMERVKVYHEGGGGAEKKGVGMYAHPLMEEFPLMPVEEEGRLNDSRLRENFIVRIFAYNRLINLFESGFKRKDVIDFHTRHKYLLLAHSQKHYRLLGRMVAAIAKYKPVEFKDEYSRMFMETLTYKTTVKKNMNVLQHILGYLKKELSSNEKADILKVLDDYHRELIPLVVPITLLRHYIDVLDVDYIKDQIYLNPHPKELMLRNHV, from the coding sequence ATGAAGACAGACAATAAGAAGTCAATACCGATCAGGGTGGGGATCAGTGCCTGCCTCCTGGGCCAGCCGGTCCGATTCGATTCAGGTCACAAGAAAGACCGTTACCTGACCGATATCCTGGGAGGATATTTTAAGTTTATTCCAGTCTGCCCGGAAATCGAAGTCGGTATGGGTGTCCCGCGTGAATCGGTCAGGCTGGTCGGAGAAATTGACGACCCGCGTATGGTCGGAAATAAAACCGGCGAGGACTGGACAGATCGAATCAAAAAGTATTCACAAGAAAGAGTACGCCAGCTCAGGCTTGATAAACTCAGTGGATATATACTTAAAAAGGATTCGCCCAGTTGCGGGATGGAGCGTGTCAAGGTCTACCATGAAGGCGGTGGTGGCGCGGAAAAAAAAGGTGTGGGGATGTACGCTCATCCGCTGATGGAGGAATTTCCACTTATGCCGGTGGAGGAGGAAGGCCGGCTCAATGACTCCCGCCTGCGTGAAAATTTTATCGTACGGATTTTCGCTTACAACCGGCTCATAAACCTGTTCGAAAGCGGTTTCAAGAGAAAAGATGTTATCGACTTTCATACCCGTCATAAATACCTGCTTTTGGCACACAGCCAGAAACATTACCGTCTGCTGGGCAGGATGGTCGCGGCGATAGCAAAATATAAACCTGTTGAATTCAAAGACGAGTACAGCCGTATGTTCATGGAAACACTGACTTACAAGACTACGGTCAAGAAGAACATGAATGTGCTTCAGCATATCCTCGGCTATCTTAAAAAGGAACTGTCATCGAATGAGAAGGCGGATATCCTGAAGGTTTTGGATGATTATCACAGGGAGCTGATACCTCTGGTGGTGCCGATCACGCTTTTGCGCCATTATATCGATGTGCTCGATGTCGATTATATCAAGGACCAGATTTATCTAAATCCGCATCCGAA